A genome region from Lucilia cuprina isolate Lc7/37 chromosome 3, ASM2204524v1, whole genome shotgun sequence includes the following:
- the LOC111687314 gene encoding uncharacterized protein LOC111687314, which produces MANIVAQVAKKYGAVIFFPTFTAATIFADWSNTQAWKRKQKELAQSKEHLKN; this is translated from the coding sequence ATGGCAAATATTGTTGCTCAAGTGGCAAAGAAATACGGAGCTGTAATATTTTTTCCTACCTTTACTGCCGCCACTATTTTTGCCGACTGGTCTAATACACAGGCCTGGAAACGTAAACAAAAGGAACTAGCTCAGTCTAAAGAACATTTGAAAAACTAA
- the LOC111687313 gene encoding NADH dehydrogenase [ubiquinone] 1 beta subcomplex subunit 1, giving the protein MLGIDKRYIFGVLPLLGFAIGHYLDLKETERMTMFRDKSALYGRPEGRQQPSW; this is encoded by the coding sequence ATGTTGGGTATCGACAAACGTTATATTTTTGGCGTTTTGCCTTTGCTTGGTTTTGCTATTGGCCACTATTTGGATTTAAAGGAAACCGAACGTATGACCATGTTCAGAGACAAGAGTGCTTTGTATGGTCGTCCTGAGGGCAGACAACAGCCATCATGGTAA
- the LOC111687310 gene encoding FUN14 domain-containing protein 1 — translation MSDWAKTQKNQTNKNIEKMSDDASKFLGGILGDISSRSAYSQILIGASTGWATGFATMKVGKFAAFAIGGGIILMEIAHQEGYIEIDWSKITRKLDKVTDKVEEAVTGHEKTWIDKTERFVDRKLDRAEDLLKDKSKLAKKWYSKLIGDENGPKINDLHIFLTAFVGGIALGIATA, via the coding sequence ATGAGCGACTGggcaaaaactcaaaaaaaccaaaccaataaaaacattgaaaaaatgtcGGATGACGCATCTAAGTTTTTGGGAGGGATATTGGGTGACATTAGCTCCCGCTCGGCTTACTCACAAATACTAATAGGTGCCTCAACTGGTTGGGCCACTGGTTTCGCCACCATGAAAGTAGGAAAATTTGCTGCTTTCGCCATTGGTGGTGGAATTATATTAATGGAAATTGCGCATCAAGAAGGCTACATCGAAATTGATTGGTCGAAAATAACACGCAAATTGGATAAAGTCACCGATAAAGTTGAGGAAGCTGTCACTGGCCACGAGAAAACTTGGATTGACAAGACCGAAAGATTTGTTGACCGTAAATTGGATCGTGCTGAGGACTTGCTGAAGGACAAGTcgaaattagcaaaaaaatggTACAGCAAATTGATTGGCGATGAAAATGGTCCCAAAATAAATGATCTACACATTTTCTTAACTGCATTCGTTGGAGGCATTGCCTTGGGCATAGCCACTGcttaa